The genomic segment CTGCCGTTGGGTACATGGCAAAGTGTTCGGTCAGCTGGAGGCTGGTGTTGGCTGTTGCATCCAGCAGTTTGAACAGGGTGGCTTTCTCTGTGTGATCAGGGCAAGCGGGGTAGCCGGGGGCCGGGCGGATGCCCTGGTACCGTTCCTTGATCAGGTCATCGTTGGCCAGCTGTTCATCGGTTGCATAGCCCCAGAATTCTTTGCGAACCCGTTCGTGCATACGCTCGGCAAAGGCTTCTGCAAGCCGGTCTGCCAGAGCCTGGACCATAATGGCGCTGTAATCGTCGTGGGCATCCTTGAACTCTTTGGTCAGTTCGTCCACCCCAATACCGGTGGTTACGGCAAAGCCGCCGACATAGTCACCCACGTGGGAGTCTTCAGGGGCCACAAAATCAGACAGGGCCATCATGGGTTTGCCGGGCGCTTTTTCGTCCTGCTGGCGAAGGTGGTGCAGGGTAGTCAGCTCCTCGGTGCGGGACTCGTCTGTGTAAACGACAATGTCGTCTCCGCGACGATTGGCCGGCCAGAAGCCAATCACGCCTCTGGCGGTGATGCGTTTATCTTCGATCATCTTCTTGAGCAGTTTCTGGGCGTCGTCGAACAGGGTTCGTGCAGCTTCGCCCCGCTTCGGATCGTCGAAGATTGCCGGGTACTTGCCGGCAATGTCCCAGGAAATGAAAAACGGCGTCCAATCGATGTAGTCCACCAGTTCGTTCAGGTCGTAATCGTCGAACGCCCGCACCCCGGTGAAGACCGGTTTCGGTGGCTGGTAGTTCTCGAAATCGAGTTCCGGTGCCCGTGCCCGTGCCTCTGACATCGACACCAGCTTTGTACGGTCGCCACGGTTCTTGCGGCGCTCACGAATCTCGTCGTACTCGGTACGGGCGGCTTCCACGAACGTGGGCTTTGCGGTCTTGCTCAGTAGCTGAGAGGCCACGTTTACGCACCGGGAGGCATCAGATACATACAGGGCAATGTCGTTTTTGTACTGGGGCTCGATCTTTACCGCGGTGTGGGCTTTGGAGGTGGTGGCACCGCCAATCATCAGCGGGATATTGAAATCCAGCCGCTGCATTTCCCGGGCAACATGGACCATTTCATCCAGCGAGGGTGTGATCAGCCCGCTCAGGCCAATGATGTCGACATTCTCTTTCTTTGCGACGTCCAGAATCTTCTCGCAGGGCACCATCACGCCGAGGTCGATCACTTCGTAGTTATTGCACTGCAGGACCACGCCCACGATGTTCTTGCCAATGTCGTGTACGTCGCCCTTCACGGTGGCCATCAGAATCTTGCCCTTGGCCTGCTGGTCTTCTGTTTTCTCAGCCTCGATGAATGGTATCAAGTGGGCGACGGCCTGCTTCATTACCCGGGCGCTCTTGACCACCTGGGGCAGGAACATCTTACCATCACCGAACAGGTCGCCGACCACATTCATACCCGCCATCAACGGGCCTTCGATCACTTCGATGGGGTGATTGGCGTTCTGCCGGCAGGCTTCGGTGTCGTCAATAATGTAACTGGTGATGCCTTTCACCAGGGCATGCTCAAGACGCTTCTCGACGGGCCATTCACGCCAGGCAAGGTCTTCTTCTTTGGTCTGGCCGCCTTTGCCTTTGAACTTTTCGGCCGCCTCAAGCAGGCGGTCTGTTGAGTCGTCGCGGCGGTTCAGGACGACGTCTTCCACCAGTTCCTTCAGGTCTGGTTCGATCTCATCGTAGATCACCAACTGGCCAGGGTTCACTATGCCCATGTTCATGCCGGCCTTGATCGCGTGATACAGGAAAACGGAGTGAATGGCCTCACGCACCGCATCGTTACCGCGGAAAGAGAACGAGACGTTACTCACGCCACCGGAAATGGACGCGTGGGGCAGGTTTTCCCTGATCCAGCGGGTGGCATTGATGAAGTCCACCGCATAGTTGTTGTGCTCTTCGATGCCGGTGGCGATGGCGAAGATGTTCGGATCAAAAATAATGTCGGCCGGGTTAAAGCCGATGCCGGTCAGCACATCATAGGAGCGTTTGCAGATCTCGGTTTTGCGCTCGAAGGTGTCGGCCTGGCCATCTTCGTCAAAGGCCATGACCACAACGGCCGCACCGTAACGCATGCAGTCTTTTGCCCGCTTGATGAATTCGTCCTCGCCTTCCTTGAGGCTGATGGAGTTTACGACCGCCTTACCCTGAATGCACCGAAGACCGGCCTCGATCACGTCCCACTTGGAAGAATCGATCATGATCGGCACGCGGGAAATGTCAGGCTCGGATGCCACCAGTTTCAGGAAGGTCTCCATAACCTCCCTGGAATCCAGCATGCCCTCGTCCATGTTGATGTCGATGATCTGGGCGCCGTTTTCCACCTGATCCCGGGCCACGCTCAGGGCTTCCTCGTACTGTTCTTCCTTGATCAGTCTCAGAAAGCGCTTGGAGCCGGTCACGTTGGTGCGTTCGCCCACGTTAATGAACAGCGTGTTTTCGTCACCGGTAAAGGGCTCGAGGCCTGACAGGCGCAGTGCCTTGGGGCGGTCGGGAATCTTCCGGGGCGGATACTTGGATACCGCCTTGGCGATGGCTTCGATGTGATCCGGCCGTGAACCGCAACAACCCCCGATGATGTTCAGGAACCCGTCCTTGGCGAAGCCCTCAATGATGTCGGCCATTTCTTCGGGGGTCTGGTCGTATTCGCCAAATTCGTTGGGCAGCCCGGCGTTGGGGTGGGCCGACACATAGGTTTCTGCCTTGTTGGCCAGCTCTTCCACATAGGGGCGCAACGCATCCGCGCCCAGGGCGCAGTTAAGACCCACTGAGATGGGTTTTGCATGGGCAATGGAGTTGTAGAAGGCCTCGGTGGTCTGGCCAGACAGAGTTCTGCCGGAAGCATCGGTAATGGTGCCGGAGATCATGATCGGCAGTTCGAAACCGTTGTCCTCAAAGAACTGCTGGGTCGCGTAAATGGCGGCCTTGGCGTTCAGGGTGTCGAAAATGGTTTCGATAAGGATCAGATCGGAGCCGCCTTCCACCAGCCCGGAGACCGCTTCATAGTAGTTATCCACCAGGGTCTGGAAGTCCACGTTCCGGTAACCCGGGTTGTTGACGTCTGGTGAGATGGAGGCGGTGCGCGAGGTAGGGCCCACGGCGCCGGCAACAAACCGGGGTTTGTCCGGATTGCGGGCGGTGAACTCATCAGCGATTTCCCGGGCGATCCTGGCCGCTTCCACGTTCAGTTCACGGGCCAGATCTTCCATGCCGTAGTCCGCCTGGGAAAGGCGGGTGGAATTGAACGTGTTGGTTTCGATGATGTCTGCGCCGGCATCCAGGTAGTCTGCGTGGATGTTGCGGAGCAGGGCCGGCTGGGTCAGGTTGAGGAGATCGTTGTTGCCCTGAACGTCCCGGTCGAAATCCTTGAATCGGTCGCCCCGGAATGCGGCTTCGTCCAGCTTCTGGTTCTGGATCATGGTGCCCATGCCACCATCGAGGAT from the Marinobacter sp. LQ44 genome contains:
- the metH gene encoding methionine synthase, translating into MTDRTTRLEQLHKALKERIIILDGGMGTMIQNQKLDEAAFRGDRFKDFDRDVQGNNDLLNLTQPALLRNIHADYLDAGADIIETNTFNSTRLSQADYGMEDLARELNVEAARIAREIADEFTARNPDKPRFVAGAVGPTSRTASISPDVNNPGYRNVDFQTLVDNYYEAVSGLVEGGSDLILIETIFDTLNAKAAIYATQQFFEDNGFELPIMISGTITDASGRTLSGQTTEAFYNSIAHAKPISVGLNCALGADALRPYVEELANKAETYVSAHPNAGLPNEFGEYDQTPEEMADIIEGFAKDGFLNIIGGCCGSRPDHIEAIAKAVSKYPPRKIPDRPKALRLSGLEPFTGDENTLFINVGERTNVTGSKRFLRLIKEEQYEEALSVARDQVENGAQIIDINMDEGMLDSREVMETFLKLVASEPDISRVPIMIDSSKWDVIEAGLRCIQGKAVVNSISLKEGEDEFIKRAKDCMRYGAAVVVMAFDEDGQADTFERKTEICKRSYDVLTGIGFNPADIIFDPNIFAIATGIEEHNNYAVDFINATRWIRENLPHASISGGVSNVSFSFRGNDAVREAIHSVFLYHAIKAGMNMGIVNPGQLVIYDEIEPDLKELVEDVVLNRRDDSTDRLLEAAEKFKGKGGQTKEEDLAWREWPVEKRLEHALVKGITSYIIDDTEACRQNANHPIEVIEGPLMAGMNVVGDLFGDGKMFLPQVVKSARVMKQAVAHLIPFIEAEKTEDQQAKGKILMATVKGDVHDIGKNIVGVVLQCNNYEVIDLGVMVPCEKILDVAKKENVDIIGLSGLITPSLDEMVHVAREMQRLDFNIPLMIGGATTSKAHTAVKIEPQYKNDIALYVSDASRCVNVASQLLSKTAKPTFVEAARTEYDEIRERRKNRGDRTKLVSMSEARARAPELDFENYQPPKPVFTGVRAFDDYDLNELVDYIDWTPFFISWDIAGKYPAIFDDPKRGEAARTLFDDAQKLLKKMIEDKRITARGVIGFWPANRRGDDIVVYTDESRTEELTTLHHLRQQDEKAPGKPMMALSDFVAPEDSHVGDYVGGFAVTTGIGVDELTKEFKDAHDDYSAIMVQALADRLAEAFAERMHERVRKEFWGYATDEQLANDDLIKERYQGIRPAPGYPACPDHTEKATLFKLLDATANTSLQLTEHFAMYPTAAVSGWYFAHPESKYFAVGKIGVDQVEDYAERKGLSKAEAERWLMPSLAYDPAE